In Amycolatopsis coloradensis, one genomic interval encodes:
- a CDS encoding type 1 glutamine amidotransferase domain-containing protein, giving the protein MATSLNGRRVAILAADGVEQVELVEPRKAVTDAGATAEVVSLEPGEIQAMNGDIDKADKFTVDRVVKDVTVDDFDALVLPGGTMNPDNLRADENAVRFVREFVTSGKPVGVICHGPWTLVEADVVRGRTLTSYPSVRTDIRNAGGTVVDQEVVIDGNLTSSRNPDDLPAFCAAIVTAFAG; this is encoded by the coding sequence ATGGCGACATCGCTGAACGGACGCCGCGTGGCCATCCTCGCCGCGGACGGCGTGGAACAGGTCGAGCTGGTCGAGCCGCGCAAGGCGGTCACCGATGCCGGGGCGACGGCGGAAGTCGTCTCGCTGGAGCCCGGCGAGATCCAGGCCATGAACGGCGACATCGACAAGGCGGACAAGTTCACCGTGGATCGCGTCGTCAAGGACGTCACGGTCGACGACTTCGACGCGCTAGTGCTGCCGGGCGGCACGATGAATCCGGACAATCTGCGCGCGGACGAGAACGCGGTCCGCTTCGTGCGCGAGTTCGTGACCAGCGGCAAACCCGTCGGCGTGATCTGTCACGGGCCGTGGACGCTGGTCGAGGCCGACGTCGTCCGCGGCCGCACGCTCACGTCGTACCCCAGCGTGCGCACCGATATCCGCAACGCCGGCGGCACCGTCGTCGACCAGGAGGTCGTCATCGACGGCAACCTCACGTCGAGCCGCAATCCGGACGACCTGCCCGCGTTCTGCGCCGCGATCGTCACCGCGTTCGCCGGATAA
- a CDS encoding SpoIIE family protein phosphatase, protein MVSRPAPASTSLPSESSPPTSEGALPESGRFWRELLEDVRDAVLVQDVGGALRWSNPAARELFGGGRPVLTAEGPDVGHVEHTGRRFPARIRTLPGGWHAWTVTSAVAADGPRVDGFLAASAPRLASARGRHGTAKVIAEVAAAELADCVFVLLPTTRGRWEWWSCDHRTTHGHGRIRRVPAQLAPVLAGTFASTDELEAKAVPEEEIATLPAVVAERLAVHSSVTVVSLGFDGGSGVTGAVVLGRRGAPAFGEDHPRAVTEFARAAGTALANAHRYARQEEATRGLETTLRPTPPPDVHGVKFDVWYEPSSGLLDVGGDFYDVLPREDGSAMFVLGDVCGKGAEAAALTGRVRQTLAALDLVEHDNTTLLSLLNSLLITGGSGRFATLVLGSVLAGEDGLGVTLASGGHPAPLVVRRRGGVDEITLPGTLVGISPQARFAETAIRLAEGDVCLLYTDGITEARHHERPSDLFGDERLRDLLSGCQGLSGREVVARIRSAVREWLGSGAHDDIAVLAIEASRPVQ, encoded by the coding sequence ATGGTGTCACGGCCCGCCCCGGCCTCGACGTCGCTCCCCTCGGAGTCGTCGCCCCCGACGAGTGAGGGAGCCCTGCCCGAATCCGGGCGGTTCTGGCGCGAGCTGCTCGAAGACGTCCGTGACGCGGTGCTCGTGCAGGACGTCGGCGGCGCGCTGCGCTGGTCGAATCCCGCCGCCCGTGAGCTGTTCGGCGGCGGCCGCCCGGTGCTCACCGCCGAAGGCCCCGACGTCGGGCATGTCGAGCACACCGGCCGCCGGTTCCCCGCGCGGATCCGGACGTTGCCCGGCGGCTGGCACGCGTGGACGGTGACCTCCGCGGTCGCGGCCGACGGCCCGCGCGTGGACGGTTTCCTCGCCGCCTCGGCGCCCAGGCTCGCCTCCGCGCGGGGCAGGCACGGGACGGCGAAGGTGATCGCCGAGGTCGCCGCGGCCGAACTCGCCGACTGTGTCTTCGTGCTGCTGCCGACCACTCGCGGCCGGTGGGAGTGGTGGAGCTGCGATCACCGCACCACCCACGGGCACGGCCGGATCAGGCGCGTCCCCGCCCAGCTGGCGCCGGTGCTCGCCGGCACTTTCGCCTCCACGGACGAACTCGAAGCCAAGGCGGTCCCGGAGGAGGAGATCGCGACCTTGCCCGCGGTCGTCGCGGAACGGCTCGCCGTCCATTCGTCGGTGACCGTGGTCTCGCTGGGATTCGACGGCGGATCCGGGGTCACCGGCGCGGTGGTGCTCGGCAGGCGCGGCGCGCCCGCGTTCGGCGAGGACCACCCGCGAGCGGTGACCGAGTTCGCCCGCGCCGCCGGGACGGCGCTGGCGAACGCGCACCGCTACGCCCGCCAGGAAGAGGCCACGCGCGGTCTGGAGACCACGCTGCGCCCGACACCGCCGCCGGATGTGCACGGCGTCAAGTTCGACGTCTGGTACGAGCCGTCGAGCGGGCTGCTCGACGTCGGCGGTGATTTCTACGACGTCCTGCCGCGCGAGGACGGCAGCGCGATGTTCGTCCTCGGCGACGTCTGCGGCAAGGGTGCCGAGGCGGCCGCGCTCACCGGCCGGGTCCGGCAGACCCTCGCCGCGCTCGACCTCGTCGAGCACGACAACACGACGTTGCTGAGCCTGCTGAACTCCCTGCTCATCACCGGCGGCAGCGGCCGGTTCGCCACGTTGGTGCTCGGTTCGGTGCTGGCGGGCGAAGACGGTCTCGGCGTCACCTTGGCCTCCGGCGGGCATCCCGCGCCGCTGGTGGTGCGCCGCCGCGGCGGGGTCGACGAGATCACTCTGCCCGGCACGCTGGTCGGGATCTCGCCGCAGGCCCGGTTCGCCGAGACGGCCATCCGACTGGCCGAGGGCGACGTCTGCCTGCTCTACACCGACGGGATCACCGAAGCGCGGCACCACGAGCGGCCGTCGGACCTGTTCGGGGACGAACGGCTGCGTGACCTGCTGTCCGGGTGCCAGGGGCTGTCCGGCCGCGAGGTCGTCGCCCGGATCCGTTCCGCGGTGCGGGAATGGCTCGGCAGCGGGGCGCACGACGACATCGCCGTCCTCGCCATCGAAGCCTCACGACCCGTTCAGTAG
- a CDS encoding HAMP domain-containing protein, which translates to MTQHSQRDRIPVEGGGGQVDEATLERLLAAARDLGDGNFRRRLVAHGDGLAAQLAGAFNDIAERNQRLVTELLRVREAVGKEGRLTERVAAEIGPGGWATAVDVVNGLIEDVSRPTAELNRVLGAVAEGDLSEPMPLEVGGRPLQGQFAEVAKTVNGLIKQLSRFATEVTRVAREIATEGRLGGQAEVPGVAGTWRDLTDNVNVMASNLTDQVRNIAQVTTAVARGDLTQKINVDARGEILELKNTVNIMVDQLSSFADEVTRVSREVGSEGRLGGQAQVPGAAGTWRDLTDSVNLMADNLTDQVRNIAQVATAVAQGDLSQKINVDAKGEILELKNTLNTMVDQLSSFADEVTRVAREVGSEGRLGGQATVPGVAGTWRGLTDSVNQMADNLTDQVRNIAQVTTAVAKGDLTQKITVDARGEILELKTTVNTMVDQLSSFADEVTRVAREVGTEGQLGGQAQVPGVAGTWRDLTGSVNFMANNLTAQVRNIAQVATAVAKGDLSQKIAVDAKGEILELKNTLNTMVDQLSAFADEVTRVAREVGSDGRLGGQAQVPGVAGTWKDLTDNVNFMAKNLTDQVRNIAQVTTAVAKGDLTQKIIVDARGEILELKNTVNIMVDQLSAFADEVTRVSREVGTEGKLGGQAQVRGVAGTWKDLTDNVNVMATNLTDQVRSIATVTTAVANGDLSKKISIDAQGEVAVLAETINSMVETLRAFADEVTRVAREVGTEGILGGQARVPNVAGTWKALTDNVNVMADNLTGQVRSIATVTTAVAQGDLSKKIDIDARGEILELKTTINTMVDQLSAFASEVTRVAREVGTDGTLGGQAEVPGVAGTWSRLTESVNQLAGNLTTQVRAIAQVATAVTAGDLTRHITVDASGEVAELKDNINQMIANLKETTRANREQDWLKTNLARLSALMQGHRDLASVASLILSELTPLVSAQQGAFFLAREDEQEEVVLESIATYGLAKSQNGLRFSPGESLIGQAAVDRRTILVHEAPPEYALISSGLGSAAPVNVIVLPVLFQGEVLGVLELATINAFSTVHIDLLEQLKETIAVNVSTIQSNSRTEALLTESQRLAQELRARSEQLQAQQRELRRSNTDLAEKAALLAQQNRDIEVKNSEIEQARQELEERAGQLTMASQYKSEFMANMSHELRTPLNSALILAKLLSENPDGNLSEKQVQFARTIYSAGSDLQQLINDILDMAKVEAGHLDLQMSDVTLPELVEYVESICRPLTSDKGLEFAVLIDPPVPSSIHTDEHRLQQVLRNLLSNAAKFTDEGGVRLHIRMADPGEVEADSLRNAPGVLAFAVEDTGIGIAPDKLAIIFDAFRQADGTTSRKYGGTGLGLSISQQLTELLGGELRVRSEPGKGSTFTLYLPVSAANLVVPTTAAADGVPLIMAVPQVAPSAPSQRFHGEKILIVDDDLRNVFALAAVLERNGLEVIYAETGVAGIRALERHEDTALVLMDVMMPELDGNATITAIRAEAAHEDLPVIAVTAKATAEDKARTLASGADDYVTKPVDTDKLLDLIAAHLEADAASSGLSQAVTGAGDESEVGAD; encoded by the coding sequence ATGACACAGCACTCCCAAAGGGACCGGATCCCCGTGGAAGGTGGTGGCGGCCAGGTGGACGAAGCGACCCTGGAACGCCTGCTCGCGGCGGCTCGTGACCTCGGGGACGGCAACTTCCGGCGGCGCCTCGTGGCGCACGGGGACGGGCTCGCGGCCCAGCTCGCGGGCGCCTTCAACGACATCGCCGAACGGAACCAGCGACTGGTGACCGAACTCCTGCGCGTCCGCGAGGCGGTCGGCAAGGAAGGCAGGCTGACCGAGCGGGTGGCGGCCGAGATCGGCCCCGGCGGCTGGGCCACCGCGGTCGACGTCGTCAACGGGCTGATCGAGGACGTGAGCAGGCCCACGGCCGAGCTCAACCGCGTGCTCGGGGCGGTCGCCGAGGGCGATCTGTCCGAACCGATGCCGCTGGAAGTCGGCGGGCGGCCGCTGCAGGGTCAGTTCGCCGAAGTCGCGAAGACGGTCAACGGCCTGATCAAGCAGCTTTCGCGGTTCGCGACCGAGGTCACCAGAGTGGCCCGCGAGATCGCCACCGAGGGACGGCTCGGCGGGCAGGCCGAGGTCCCTGGCGTGGCGGGCACCTGGCGTGATCTCACCGACAACGTCAACGTCATGGCCAGCAACCTGACCGACCAGGTCCGCAACATCGCCCAGGTGACCACCGCGGTGGCGCGCGGCGACCTGACCCAGAAGATCAACGTCGACGCGCGCGGCGAGATCCTGGAGCTCAAGAACACCGTCAACATCATGGTCGACCAGCTCTCGTCGTTCGCCGACGAAGTCACCCGCGTGTCCCGCGAGGTCGGCAGCGAAGGCCGTCTCGGCGGCCAGGCGCAGGTCCCCGGCGCCGCGGGCACGTGGCGCGACCTCACCGACTCGGTGAACCTGATGGCGGACAACCTGACCGACCAGGTCCGCAACATCGCCCAGGTGGCCACCGCGGTCGCGCAGGGCGACCTCTCGCAGAAGATCAACGTCGACGCCAAGGGCGAGATCCTCGAACTCAAGAACACGCTGAACACCATGGTCGACCAGCTGTCCTCGTTCGCGGACGAGGTCACGCGGGTGGCGCGCGAGGTCGGCAGCGAAGGCCGTCTCGGCGGCCAGGCGACCGTGCCGGGCGTGGCGGGCACCTGGCGCGGGCTCACCGACTCGGTGAACCAGATGGCGGACAACCTGACCGACCAGGTCCGCAACATCGCCCAGGTCACCACGGCGGTGGCGAAGGGCGACCTGACGCAGAAGATCACGGTCGACGCGCGCGGCGAGATCCTTGAACTGAAGACGACCGTCAACACGATGGTCGACCAGCTCTCGTCGTTCGCCGACGAGGTCACCCGGGTCGCCCGCGAGGTCGGCACGGAAGGTCAGCTCGGCGGCCAGGCGCAGGTGCCCGGGGTCGCCGGGACCTGGCGCGACCTCACCGGGTCGGTCAACTTCATGGCGAACAACCTCACCGCGCAGGTCCGGAACATCGCCCAGGTGGCGACGGCGGTGGCGAAGGGCGACCTGTCGCAGAAGATCGCCGTCGACGCCAAGGGCGAGATCCTCGAACTCAAGAACACGCTGAACACCATGGTGGATCAGCTGTCGGCGTTCGCGGACGAGGTCACCCGGGTCGCCCGCGAGGTCGGCAGCGACGGGCGGCTCGGCGGTCAGGCACAGGTGCCCGGCGTGGCCGGGACGTGGAAGGACCTCACCGACAACGTCAACTTCATGGCGAAGAACCTGACCGACCAGGTCCGGAACATCGCCCAGGTCACCACCGCCGTCGCGAAGGGCGACCTGACGCAGAAGATCATCGTCGACGCGCGCGGCGAGATCCTGGAGCTCAAGAACACCGTCAACATCATGGTCGACCAGCTGTCGGCGTTCGCCGACGAAGTCACCCGGGTGTCCCGCGAGGTCGGCACCGAGGGCAAGCTCGGCGGCCAGGCCCAGGTGCGCGGTGTCGCCGGGACATGGAAGGACCTCACCGACAACGTCAACGTCATGGCCACCAACCTCACCGACCAGGTGCGGAGCATCGCGACGGTGACGACGGCGGTGGCGAACGGCGACCTGTCGAAGAAGATCTCGATCGACGCGCAGGGCGAGGTCGCGGTCCTCGCCGAGACGATCAACAGCATGGTCGAGACGCTGCGCGCCTTCGCCGACGAGGTCACCCGCGTCGCCCGCGAGGTGGGTACGGAAGGCATCCTCGGCGGCCAAGCCCGCGTGCCGAACGTGGCGGGCACGTGGAAGGCGTTGACGGACAACGTGAACGTCATGGCCGACAACCTGACCGGCCAGGTCCGCAGCATCGCGACGGTGACCACCGCGGTGGCGCAGGGCGATCTGTCGAAGAAGATCGACATCGACGCGCGCGGCGAGATCCTCGAACTCAAGACCACCATCAACACGATGGTCGACCAGCTCTCGGCCTTCGCCTCCGAAGTCACCCGTGTCGCCCGCGAGGTCGGCACGGACGGCACGCTCGGCGGTCAGGCTGAAGTGCCCGGTGTCGCGGGCACGTGGTCGCGGCTGACCGAAAGCGTGAACCAGCTGGCCGGGAACCTGACCACGCAGGTGCGGGCGATCGCGCAGGTGGCCACCGCGGTGACCGCCGGCGATCTGACCCGGCACATCACCGTCGACGCGTCCGGGGAGGTGGCCGAACTCAAGGACAACATCAACCAGATGATCGCGAACCTGAAGGAGACCACCCGGGCGAACCGCGAGCAGGACTGGCTCAAGACCAACCTGGCCAGGCTGTCCGCGCTCATGCAGGGGCACCGGGATCTCGCGTCCGTGGCGTCGCTGATCCTGTCCGAGCTGACGCCGCTGGTGTCCGCGCAGCAGGGCGCGTTCTTCCTCGCCCGCGAAGACGAGCAGGAGGAGGTGGTCCTGGAGAGCATCGCCACCTACGGGCTGGCGAAATCCCAGAACGGGCTGCGGTTCTCCCCCGGCGAATCGCTCATCGGGCAGGCCGCCGTCGACCGGCGCACGATACTGGTCCACGAAGCCCCGCCGGAGTACGCGCTCATCTCCTCCGGGCTCGGCTCGGCCGCGCCGGTCAACGTGATCGTGCTGCCGGTGCTGTTCCAGGGCGAGGTGCTCGGGGTGCTGGAACTGGCGACCATCAACGCCTTCAGCACAGTCCACATCGACCTGCTGGAGCAGCTGAAGGAGACCATCGCGGTCAACGTCAGCACCATCCAGTCGAACTCGCGCACCGAGGCACTGCTGACCGAATCCCAGCGCCTGGCACAGGAACTGCGCGCCCGGTCCGAGCAGTTGCAGGCGCAGCAACGGGAACTGCGGCGGTCCAACACGGATCTGGCGGAGAAGGCGGCGCTGCTGGCGCAGCAGAACCGCGACATCGAGGTCAAGAACAGCGAGATCGAACAGGCGCGGCAGGAGCTCGAAGAGCGTGCCGGGCAGCTGACCATGGCGTCGCAGTACAAGTCCGAGTTCATGGCGAACATGTCGCACGAACTGCGGACCCCGCTCAACAGCGCGCTGATCCTCGCGAAACTCCTTTCGGAGAACCCGGACGGGAACCTGTCGGAAAAGCAGGTCCAGTTCGCGCGGACGATCTACTCGGCGGGCAGCGACCTGCAACAGCTGATCAACGACATCCTCGACATGGCCAAGGTCGAGGCCGGTCACCTGGACCTGCAGATGTCCGACGTCACGCTGCCCGAACTGGTCGAGTACGTCGAATCGATCTGCCGTCCGCTCACTTCGGACAAGGGCCTGGAGTTCGCCGTCCTGATCGACCCGCCGGTGCCGTCGTCGATCCACACCGACGAACACCGCCTGCAGCAGGTGCTGCGGAACCTGCTGTCCAACGCGGCGAAGTTCACCGACGAGGGCGGGGTGCGCCTGCACATCCGGATGGCCGATCCGGGCGAGGTCGAAGCCGACTCGCTCCGCAACGCCCCCGGCGTCCTCGCGTTCGCCGTCGAGGACACCGGGATCGGTATCGCGCCGGACAAGCTCGCGATCATCTTCGACGCGTTCCGCCAGGCCGACGGCACCACCAGCCGCAAATACGGCGGCACCGGGCTGGGGCTGTCGATCAGCCAGCAGCTGACGGAACTGCTCGGCGGCGAACTGCGGGTCCGCAGCGAACCCGGCAAGGGCAGCACGTTCACCCTGTACCTGCCGGTGAGCGCGGCGAACCTGGTGGTCCCGACCACCGCCGCGGCCGACGGTGTCCCGCTGATCATGGCCGTGCCACAGGTGGCCCCCTCCGCGCCGTCACAGCGGTTCCACGGCGAGAAGATCCTGATCGTCGACGACGACCTGCGCAACGTGTTCGCGCTGGCCGCCGTGCTGGAGCGCAACGGCCTGGAGGTCATCTACGCCGAGACCGGCGTCGCGGGCATCCGGGCGCTGGAACGGCACGAGGACACCGCGCTCGTCCTGATGGACGTGATGATGCCCGAGCTGGACGGCAACGCCACGATCACCGCGATCCGCGCCGAGGCCGCGCACGAAGACCTGCCCGTGATCGCTGTCACGGCGAAGGCGACCGCGGAGGACAAGGCGCGGACGCTCGCTTCGGGCGCGGACGACTACGTGACCAAGCCGGTCGACACGGACAAGCTGCTGGACCTGATCGCCGCGCACCTCGAGGCGGATGCCGCCTCCAGCGGCCTCTCGCAGGCCGTGACGGGCGCCGGTGACGAATCGGAAGTCGGCGCGGACTGA
- a CDS encoding DNA topoisomerase IB, with protein MRLRRADLGSPGIRRRRRGRGFGYLTPDGEPLKDRETIERIDRLAIPPAWRRVWISPHENAHIQAVGIDDAGRKQYLYHPEWRRARDEEKHERVLALARKLPKLREVVREDLDSRGLRRERVLAGALRMIDLGVFRTGGESYADEHGTHGVATLLCEHVELRGECLVCDYPAKHGIQRKVRLRDEALARLVRSLRRVRGGDVRLLAYRNGDGWHEVKADDINDRLREIVGDGFTAKDLRTWNATVLAASAFADTEKPSSERGLKRVEKAVMTEVAEGLGNTPAVARRSYVDPRVIEAYRRDRTVERAVRRAAKAASPDEARDIVERAVVRLLNGS; from the coding sequence ATGCGACTTCGGCGAGCGGACCTGGGGTCCCCCGGTATCCGGAGGCGGCGCAGAGGTCGTGGTTTCGGCTACCTGACCCCGGACGGCGAGCCGCTGAAGGACAGGGAAACGATCGAGCGGATCGACCGGCTGGCGATCCCGCCCGCGTGGCGGCGCGTGTGGATCTCCCCGCACGAGAACGCCCACATCCAGGCGGTCGGCATCGACGACGCCGGGCGGAAGCAGTACCTCTACCACCCCGAATGGCGACGGGCCCGGGACGAGGAGAAACACGAGCGCGTCCTCGCGCTGGCACGAAAGCTGCCCAAGCTGCGCGAAGTGGTCCGGGAGGATCTCGACTCGCGCGGCCTGAGACGGGAACGCGTGCTCGCCGGCGCCCTGCGCATGATCGATCTCGGGGTCTTCCGTACCGGCGGCGAAAGCTACGCCGACGAGCACGGCACCCACGGGGTGGCGACGTTGCTGTGCGAACACGTCGAACTCCGCGGCGAATGCCTGGTGTGCGACTACCCCGCGAAGCACGGCATCCAGCGGAAGGTCCGGCTGCGGGACGAGGCACTGGCACGGCTGGTCCGCTCCCTCCGGCGGGTGCGGGGCGGCGACGTGCGCCTGCTCGCCTATCGCAACGGTGACGGCTGGCACGAGGTGAAGGCCGACGACATCAACGACCGGCTCCGGGAAATCGTCGGCGACGGCTTCACCGCCAAGGATCTGCGCACCTGGAACGCCACCGTCCTGGCCGCGTCGGCTTTCGCGGACACGGAAAAACCCTCCAGCGAACGAGGATTGAAGCGGGTCGAGAAGGCCGTGATGACGGAAGTCGCCGAAGGGCTCGGGAATACGCCCGCCGTGGCGCGGCGGTCCTATGTGGACCCACGGGTGATCGAGGCGTACCGGCGGGATCGGACCGTCGAACGCGCGGTACGGCGAGCCGCGAAGGCGGCCAGTCCCGACGAAGCCCGCGACATCGTGGAGCGGGCGGTGGTGCGGCTACTGAACGGGTCGTGA
- a CDS encoding serine/threonine-protein kinase, producing MDDAGARAGGDEEEDPGTTQRRFSLNVHDPDHLPRKLAGRYEVGELLGRGATARVFRAWDLREGREVALKLFHADTMARDERRREQEIQTLSAVRHPGLVPLYDAGSDDGYTYLTMRLVEGQNLAQRLRSGPLPQDEVVELAARLTDALAHVHAHGITHRDLKPANILIADDGPLIGDFGVAHAFDATRVTETGGVVGTAAYMAPEQVRGENVGPPADIYSLGLVLLECLSGEREYTGTPVEAAVGRLHRPPRIPGGLSATMTTLLRGMTARKPSQRPTAAAISRILLEDSTGTKVVRLAPATRKRAAVVAAVSAPAAAITLGVMLALNQTGVPAPAQPNGMVPPTVTGSSGPAAGRGPQSSEAVEVPTRGPKASNGTVVVTEAVPASAKPTGTTGSTGATPAPDGTTASSDRPSTSTKPSKSRPAPPTKSSRPGPPG from the coding sequence ATGGACGACGCGGGTGCGCGTGCTGGTGGTGATGAGGAAGAAGACCCCGGGACCACTCAGCGCCGGTTCAGCCTGAACGTCCACGACCCGGACCATTTGCCGCGCAAACTCGCCGGCCGGTACGAGGTCGGGGAGCTGCTCGGCCGCGGCGCGACCGCGCGTGTGTTCCGCGCCTGGGACCTGCGCGAAGGGCGCGAAGTCGCGCTGAAATTGTTCCACGCGGACACTATGGCCAGGGACGAGCGCCGCCGGGAGCAGGAGATCCAGACCCTCAGCGCGGTCCGGCACCCGGGGCTCGTCCCGCTGTACGACGCGGGCTCCGACGACGGCTACACCTACCTCACGATGCGCCTGGTCGAAGGCCAGAACCTCGCCCAGCGCCTGCGGTCCGGCCCGCTCCCCCAGGACGAGGTCGTCGAGCTGGCCGCCCGGCTGACCGACGCGCTCGCGCATGTCCACGCGCACGGCATCACCCACCGTGATCTGAAACCGGCGAACATCCTGATCGCCGACGACGGCCCGTTGATCGGCGACTTCGGAGTGGCGCACGCCTTCGACGCGACCAGGGTGACCGAGACCGGCGGCGTCGTCGGAACGGCGGCGTACATGGCGCCCGAACAGGTCCGCGGCGAGAACGTCGGCCCGCCCGCCGACATCTATTCGCTCGGCCTCGTCCTGCTCGAATGCCTGTCCGGGGAGCGGGAGTACACCGGGACGCCGGTCGAGGCCGCGGTCGGGCGGCTGCACCGCCCGCCCCGGATCCCCGGCGGACTGTCGGCGACCATGACTACCTTGTTGCGCGGAATGACCGCACGGAAGCCGTCGCAGCGGCCGACGGCCGCGGCCATCTCGCGGATCCTGCTGGAGGATTCCACCGGGACGAAGGTGGTCCGGCTCGCGCCCGCGACCCGTAAGCGGGCGGCCGTGGTCGCCGCCGTCAGCGCGCCCGCCGCCGCGATCACCCTCGGCGTCATGCTGGCGCTCAACCAGACCGGGGTGCCCGCGCCTGCCCAGCCGAACGGAATGGTCCCCCCTACGGTGACCGGATCGTCCGGCCCGGCGGCAGGCCGGGGACCGCAGTCCTCGGAGGCCGTCGAGGTGCCCACCCGCGGCCCGAAGGCGAGCAACGGCACGGTCGTGGTCACCGAAGCCGTCCCGGCTTCCGCGAAGCCGACCGGCACCACCGGAAGCACCGGCGCCACCCCGGCACCGGACGGCACGACCGCTTCGAGCGACCGGCCCAGCACGTCGACGAAACCGAGCAAGAGCCGGCCTGCGCCTCCGACGAAGAGCAGCAGGCCCGGGCCCCCCGGCTGA